A section of the Veillonella criceti genome encodes:
- a CDS encoding precorrin-2 dehydrogenase/sirohydrochlorin ferrochelatase family protein, with product MITMALRLAGKRCVVIGGGPVAARRIALFLAEQAKITVVSPRVTPEIEALANSGQIIWHPQPYSETVDLEADFVLLATSDSQLNEQVAQRARSFGALVNRADNRDDCDFTFPASVDIGDLQFAIFTGRVSPRLSRLMKQDLLKRYKPVADILPAFKKLRREVRQLLPTPAERETFWQTYLGEEQLAMIIDGKWKRVEEILNNAISSIRIKP from the coding sequence ATGATTACAATGGCGCTACGCTTAGCCGGGAAACGCTGTGTCGTTATCGGTGGAGGCCCAGTAGCGGCTCGGCGAATCGCTTTATTTTTAGCCGAGCAAGCTAAGATTACCGTAGTAAGTCCTAGGGTAACGCCTGAGATTGAGGCGTTAGCCAATTCCGGACAAATTATTTGGCACCCGCAGCCTTATTCAGAAACAGTGGATTTAGAGGCTGATTTTGTGTTATTGGCGACTAGTGATAGTCAACTAAATGAGCAGGTAGCGCAGCGAGCCAGAAGTTTTGGGGCATTAGTCAATCGGGCGGATAATCGAGATGATTGTGATTTTACCTTCCCTGCTAGTGTAGATATAGGTGATTTACAATTTGCGATTTTTACGGGCCGTGTGAGTCCACGCCTAAGTCGTTTAATGAAACAAGATTTACTAAAACGATATAAACCTGTGGCAGACATATTGCCTGCATTTAAGAAGTTACGACGAGAAGTACGACAATTGTTACCAACGCCAGCAGAGCGTGAAACATTCTGGCAGACCTACCTTGGTGAGGAACAGTTGGCGATGATTATAGATGGTAAATGGAAACGTGTGGAGGAGATACTAAACAATGCAATTAGTAGTATTAGGATTAAACCATAG
- the hemB gene encoding porphobilinogen synthase — MVDLTYRPRRLRTTPAMRALVQETTLQVEDMIYPLFVVPGTGVKEEIPSLPGQYHLSVDEAVKMAKEAHELGILGVEIFGIPTYKDEQGSSAWDMEQPVQQAIAAIRKEVPELIVVGDVCLCQYTSSGHCGMIDHHEILNDETLPLLGKVAVSQAKAGAQMVAPSDMMDGHIAYLRQSLDEAGFNNVSIMSYASKYASAYYGPFRDAVHSAPEFGDRKSYQMDPANRLESLRMIERDICEGADIIMIKPALSYLDIVREARDNFDYPLAVYNVSGEYAMVKAAAAQGLVDEKRIVLETLLSMKRAGAKIIITYHALDVARWLR; from the coding sequence ATGGTAGACTTAACTTATCGTCCGCGCCGTTTGCGGACAACACCAGCTATGCGTGCGTTAGTACAAGAAACAACACTTCAAGTAGAGGATATGATTTATCCATTATTTGTTGTGCCAGGGACTGGTGTTAAAGAAGAGATCCCATCGTTACCTGGACAATATCATTTATCTGTTGATGAAGCTGTTAAAATGGCCAAAGAAGCTCATGAACTTGGGATTTTAGGTGTTGAAATATTTGGTATTCCTACTTATAAAGATGAACAAGGTTCATCTGCTTGGGATATGGAGCAACCTGTACAACAAGCGATCGCGGCGATTCGTAAAGAAGTACCTGAATTAATTGTAGTTGGTGATGTATGCTTATGCCAATATACGTCCAGTGGTCATTGTGGTATGATTGATCACCATGAAATTTTAAATGATGAAACGTTGCCTTTATTAGGTAAAGTCGCTGTTAGTCAAGCAAAAGCAGGGGCACAGATGGTAGCACCGTCTGATATGATGGATGGACATATTGCCTATTTACGTCAAAGCTTGGATGAAGCTGGGTTTAATAATGTATCCATTATGAGTTATGCCTCTAAATACGCCAGTGCATATTATGGTCCATTCCGTGATGCTGTTCATTCAGCCCCTGAATTTGGTGACCGTAAAAGCTATCAGATGGATCCAGCGAACCGTTTAGAATCTTTGCGTATGATTGAACGCGATATTTGTGAAGGGGCTGACATTATTATGATTAAACCAGCTCTTTCCTATTTAGATATTGTGCGGGAAGCTCGCGATAACTTTGACTATCCATTAGCTGTATATAATGTAAGTGGTGAATACGCTATGGTTAAAGCGGCAGCCGCTCAGGGCTTAGTTGATGAAAAGCGAATTGTATTAGAAACTTTATTATCTATGAAACGTGCTGGCGCTAAGATTATTATTACATACCATGCTCTTGATGTAGCGCGTTGGTTGCGATAA
- the hemL gene encoding glutamate-1-semialdehyde 2,1-aminomutase — MYTLEKSKQAFLEAKAYMPGGVNSPVRSYRSVGSEPPFISSAAGDRIYDIDGNEYIDYVLSWGPMILGHAKSEVVAALQEAVLRGTSYGAPTLLETEVAKKIQAFMPHMEMVRMVNSGTESTMSALRVARGYTGRDKIVKFIGCYHGHSDCLLVKAGSGLATFGVPDSPGVPAGVAADTLTVPYNDIEAIRDLFQKEGHAIAAVIVEPVAGNMGCVPPVPGFLETLRELTTAHGALLIFDEVMCGFRASSGGAQKKYGIKPDLTCLGKIVGGGLPMAVFGGSREIMNHVAPAGPIYQAGTLSGNPIAMTAGLATLSILQQDPTVFKRIEQATDMLCEGLRERAAKYNIPVQVQSVGSMFTLFFSDKPVLNFDDASACDMEAFKKFFHYNLSHGIYYAPSQYESNFMSAMHSPQDIEKTLAVAEEAFATL, encoded by the coding sequence ATGTATACGTTAGAAAAATCGAAGCAAGCCTTTCTTGAGGCAAAGGCTTATATGCCGGGCGGTGTTAATAGTCCGGTCCGTTCCTATCGTAGTGTAGGCTCTGAACCACCTTTTATTAGTTCAGCGGCTGGTGATCGTATTTATGATATTGATGGCAATGAGTACATTGATTATGTGTTATCTTGGGGACCTATGATTTTAGGTCATGCTAAATCAGAAGTAGTGGCAGCCTTGCAAGAAGCCGTACTTCGTGGTACTAGTTATGGGGCACCTACCTTATTAGAAACAGAAGTGGCGAAGAAAATTCAAGCTTTTATGCCTCATATGGAAATGGTGCGCATGGTTAACTCTGGCACAGAATCGACTATGAGTGCGTTACGTGTTGCTCGTGGCTACACGGGGCGTGATAAGATTGTAAAATTTATTGGCTGTTATCACGGTCATAGTGATTGTTTATTAGTAAAAGCCGGTTCAGGCCTTGCAACCTTTGGTGTGCCTGATAGTCCTGGCGTACCGGCTGGCGTGGCTGCTGATACATTGACAGTGCCTTATAATGACATTGAAGCGATTCGTGATTTATTCCAAAAAGAAGGTCATGCTATTGCAGCCGTTATCGTAGAACCAGTGGCTGGCAATATGGGCTGTGTGCCACCAGTACCGGGCTTTTTGGAAACATTGCGTGAACTTACGACGGCTCATGGCGCATTACTCATTTTTGATGAAGTTATGTGTGGCTTTAGAGCAAGTTCTGGTGGAGCTCAGAAAAAATATGGTATTAAGCCTGATTTAACTTGTTTAGGTAAAATTGTAGGCGGTGGCTTACCAATGGCTGTATTTGGGGGCTCTCGTGAAATCATGAATCATGTAGCGCCAGCAGGCCCAATTTATCAAGCTGGTACATTGAGTGGTAATCCGATTGCCATGACGGCTGGCCTTGCAACTCTTAGTATTTTACAGCAAGATCCAACGGTATTTAAACGTATTGAACAAGCTACAGATATGCTTTGCGAAGGCTTACGTGAACGGGCTGCTAAGTATAATATTCCCGTACAAGTACAATCGGTGGGCTCTATGTTTACTTTATTCTTTAGTGATAAGCCAGTATTAAACTTTGATGATGCATCGGCTTGTGATATGGAAGCCTTTAAAAAGTTCTTCCATTAT
- the hemC gene encoding hydroxymethylbilane synthase produces the protein MRDVIRIGTRSSALALWQAEFVGAELQRLFPGCQVELVHHSTKGDRILEKPLAEIGGKGLFTEELEASMREGSIDIAVHSLKDMPTDLPAGLTLGAITKREVPCDALVSPKYKTLDKLPQGAKVGTSSLRRQAQLLHHRPDLQINVLRGNVQTRLRKLEDENFDAIVLAQAGLKRLGLADQITQVFTADELIPAVGQGALAIECRSDDEEMLAMLAKLNDENTMWCTRGERSFLRQLQGGCQVPMGVHGTIHKGQLTLKAIIASLDGKNCYEGEMTGPKQTAEIIGRNLAKALFEEGGKHIIEELVQEGILQ, from the coding sequence ATGAGAGACGTAATCCGTATTGGTACACGAAGTAGTGCCTTAGCTTTGTGGCAAGCTGAATTTGTAGGGGCAGAATTACAACGTTTATTTCCTGGCTGTCAGGTTGAACTGGTGCATCATAGCACTAAAGGGGATCGCATTTTAGAAAAGCCATTAGCTGAAATTGGTGGTAAAGGGTTATTCACTGAAGAATTGGAAGCGTCAATGCGTGAAGGCTCAATTGATATTGCAGTTCATAGCTTGAAAGATATGCCGACTGATTTACCAGCGGGACTTACGCTAGGGGCTATTACGAAACGAGAGGTGCCTTGTGATGCCCTTGTTTCACCAAAATATAAGACCTTAGATAAATTGCCCCAGGGCGCCAAAGTGGGAACGAGTAGTTTACGTCGACAAGCACAATTATTGCACCATCGTCCTGATTTACAGATTAATGTACTACGAGGGAATGTACAGACTCGTTTACGTAAATTGGAAGATGAAAATTTTGATGCTATCGTGTTAGCACAAGCCGGCCTTAAACGATTGGGGTTAGCGGATCAAATTACACAGGTATTTACAGCGGATGAGTTAATTCCAGCTGTCGGTCAAGGGGCATTAGCTATTGAATGCCGCAGTGATGACGAAGAAATGTTAGCCATGCTAGCTAAGCTTAATGATGAAAACACTATGTGGTGTACGCGCGGGGAACGAAGCTTTTTACGGCAGTTGCAAGGGGGCTGTCAGGTACCAATGGGAGTACATGGTACGATTCATAAAGGACAATTAACCTTAAAAGCTATTATTGCATCCTTAGATGGTAAAAATTGTTACGAAGGGGAAATGACAGGCCCTAAACAAACGGCAGAGATTATTGGTCGTAATTTAGCAAAAGCACTCTTCGAAGAAGGGGGCAAACATATTATTGAAGAGTTAGTTCAGGAGGGAATTTTGCAATGA
- the hemA gene encoding glutamyl-tRNA reductase, with translation MQLVVLGLNHRSAPVNVREVFSFDKSEVGDALNHVYEHEQVAECVLLSTCNRTELYAVLDDVAKPKEFMLHLLQHLKGCEDMHIEDDWFFVYEGRDLLAHLFNVASSLDSLVLGEGQILSQLKVAYITAYSRGLTGPIFNIIFQRAISVGKKVRTQTGIANTPVSVSYAAVNLAEDCLTKPMAEAKVLVLGAGEMSELTATHLQSKGVKSIFVSNRTYHKAELLAKRFGGEAIQFDKFIEQAKEADILITSTGAPHYIIGPEEAAKIAANRKGNPIVMIDIAVPRDIDPDVSDIKDVYLFNIDSLESVVEANKHQRELEAEKAKPIISEAIEELEEKLGYLSVRPMMVLLSDKAERIRKRELHRALAKLPDADDRLRKIMDNMSRMIVRKLLRDPMIRFGEVAGKDEENEYWKLFHDMFDLAKERKSL, from the coding sequence ATGCAATTAGTAGTATTAGGATTAAACCATAGAAGCGCACCCGTTAACGTGCGTGAAGTGTTTTCCTTTGATAAATCTGAAGTGGGGGATGCTTTAAATCATGTGTACGAACATGAACAAGTAGCCGAGTGTGTACTGTTATCAACTTGTAATCGTACTGAATTATATGCCGTATTAGACGATGTAGCGAAACCCAAAGAATTTATGCTTCATTTATTACAGCATTTAAAAGGCTGTGAAGATATGCATATTGAAGATGATTGGTTCTTTGTCTACGAAGGCCGTGATTTGTTAGCTCATTTATTTAATGTAGCTTCTAGTCTTGATTCACTAGTGCTAGGTGAAGGGCAAATTTTAAGTCAATTAAAAGTTGCTTATATTACAGCCTATAGTCGTGGCTTGACAGGTCCAATTTTTAATATTATATTTCAACGAGCCATTAGTGTAGGGAAGAAAGTACGTACCCAAACAGGGATTGCCAATACACCGGTATCGGTAAGTTATGCCGCTGTTAATCTAGCTGAAGACTGCTTGACTAAGCCTATGGCTGAGGCCAAGGTTCTTGTTCTGGGCGCTGGTGAAATGAGTGAATTAACAGCCACTCATTTGCAATCTAAAGGGGTAAAAAGTATTTTTGTATCAAACCGCACATATCATAAAGCCGAATTATTGGCTAAACGCTTTGGTGGGGAAGCGATTCAATTTGACAAGTTTATTGAGCAAGCCAAAGAAGCCGATATTTTAATTACGTCTACAGGAGCGCCTCATTATATTATTGGACCTGAAGAAGCGGCCAAGATTGCGGCTAATCGTAAGGGAAATCCAATTGTGATGATTGATATTGCCGTACCACGTGATATTGATCCAGACGTTTCAGATATTAAAGACGTATATTTGTTTAATATTGACTCTTTAGAAAGTGTAGTAGAAGCGAATAAACATCAGCGTGAATTAGAAGCAGAAAAAGCGAAACCAATTATTTCTGAAGCCATTGAAGAATTAGAAGAAAAATTAGGTTATTTGTCGGTACGGCCGATGATGGTGTTATTAAGTGATAAAGCCGAACGCATTCGTAAGCGTGAACTACATAGAGCGTTAGCTAAATTGCCAGATGCTGATGATAGATTGCGCAAGATTATGGATAATATGAGTCGTATGATTGTCCGCAAATTGTTGCGTGATCCGATGATTCGTTTTGGTGAAGTGGCCGGTAAAGACGAAGAGAATGAATACTGGAAATTATTCCATGATATGTTTGACCTAGCAAAGGAGAGAAAATCCTTATGA
- the cobA gene encoding uroporphyrinogen-III C-methyltransferase translates to MTGIVYLIGAGPGDYKLITVKGRECIEKADVIVYDYLADEHLLRWARPDAELIYAGKQCKHHTLHQYEINELLVKFGKEGKIVARLKGGDPLIFGRGGEEALELVKAGVPFEFVPGVTSGISAPAYAGIPVTQRAMATSFAIVTGHEDPTKNESGINWEGLATSVDTISFVMGIGNLPMISQKLMEYGRPKDTPVAVIRWGTKPIQETLISTLETVADDVKKAGIKPPSIITVGDVVNLRESLRWFDNKPLFGKTIMVTRARSKASVLSEQLEALGANVIEAAAIKTQALPLEKKTEDVLLQAHSFKTVIFTSAEGVRYFFKALQTMGKDSRVLGQAKLCAIGSATAKALHDKGLLADIVPADYKGESVVKALRPILKEGDKVLLIQPKVARKVIYNGLTEGGIDVTVARLYETLVDESQAVTLQEALQSDTVDYITFTSSSTVTNTLKLLGEEGKELLKKAKVTCIGPITAATCVEQGIEPDLISDTFTIPAMVAMIQADAANNN, encoded by the coding sequence ATGACCGGTATCGTATATTTAATTGGTGCAGGACCAGGGGACTATAAATTAATTACTGTAAAGGGCCGTGAGTGCATAGAAAAGGCCGATGTAATTGTATATGACTATTTAGCTGATGAACATTTGCTTCGTTGGGCACGGCCTGATGCAGAATTGATTTATGCAGGAAAGCAATGTAAGCATCATACGCTACATCAATATGAAATTAACGAATTGCTTGTGAAATTTGGCAAAGAAGGTAAAATTGTAGCACGCCTTAAAGGTGGCGACCCACTTATTTTTGGGCGTGGTGGCGAAGAAGCGCTTGAACTCGTTAAAGCAGGCGTACCTTTTGAGTTTGTACCAGGTGTTACCTCTGGTATTTCAGCGCCCGCGTATGCAGGCATTCCGGTTACTCAACGAGCTATGGCGACATCCTTTGCTATTGTAACGGGGCATGAAGATCCAACTAAAAATGAGTCTGGTATTAATTGGGAAGGGCTTGCCACCTCAGTTGATACGATTAGCTTTGTTATGGGCATTGGTAATTTACCTATGATTTCTCAGAAACTTATGGAATATGGTCGTCCTAAGGACACACCGGTAGCTGTTATTCGTTGGGGCACCAAACCAATTCAAGAAACGCTTATTTCTACATTGGAAACAGTGGCTGATGATGTCAAAAAAGCAGGGATTAAACCGCCATCTATTATTACCGTGGGGGACGTAGTTAATTTGCGTGAGTCCTTACGGTGGTTTGATAACAAGCCATTATTTGGTAAAACGATTATGGTGACACGCGCTCGTTCTAAGGCGAGTGTTTTAAGTGAACAATTAGAAGCATTAGGCGCTAATGTGATTGAAGCGGCGGCTATTAAGACACAGGCGTTACCATTAGAGAAAAAAACGGAAGATGTTTTATTACAGGCCCATAGTTTTAAGACTGTTATTTTTACTTCCGCAGAAGGGGTACGTTATTTCTTTAAAGCTTTACAAACTATGGGGAAAGATAGTCGTGTGTTAGGACAGGCTAAATTGTGTGCGATTGGCAGTGCTACTGCTAAAGCCTTGCACGATAAAGGCTTGTTGGCGGATATTGTACCAGCCGATTATAAAGGCGAATCCGTTGTTAAAGCTTTGCGCCCCATACTAAAGGAAGGGGATAAAGTTTTACTTATTCAACCTAAAGTAGCGCGCAAAGTGATTTATAATGGGCTAACTGAAGGCGGCATTGATGTGACGGTAGCTCGCTTATATGAGACCTTGGTAGATGAATCTCAAGCAGTTACCTTACAAGAGGCTTTACAGTCTGATACAGTAGATTACATTACCTTTACTAGCTCTTCAACGGTAACTAATACGTTGAAACTATTAGGTGAAGAGGGTAAAGAGTTACTTAAAAAAGCTAAGGTCACTTGTATTGGACCGATTACAGCAGCCACTTGTGTGGAACAGGGTATTGAGCCAGATTTAATTAGCGATACTTTTACTATTCCAGCTATGGTAGCGATGATTCAAGCTGATGCAGCGAACAATAATTAA